One Pseudanabaena sp. BC1403 genomic window, AGAAGTATTGGGAGCACCTGACCTCGCCGAACTCCAAAAAGGCAAATTCGTGCGCGACACCGAAGCCATGTTACCCGAAGCGCACCTAGCCCTTATGGACGAAATTGGCAAGGCAAATAGCATTGTCCGCAACTCCGCATTAGGACTGATGAACGAACGGGAATTTCTGAATGGAAAAACTAAACTCCAGTCACCATTAATCACCATGATTGGCTGCTCCAACGAACTCCTAGATGGAGAAGAAGACGGAGCATTTTGGGATCGGCTAAGCCTGCGGTACATGGTTGATTATCTAGGCGATGAAGACCTGCGAACCTTACTGCTCCGCAAGACAAGCAACATCACCGCACCCCAGATTACCACCATGCTGAGCCTAGCCGAACTAGAGCAAATGCAAACCGCCGTGAAAAACGTGGCATTCCCTGCCCCTGTCATTGACTCTCTAATCGACCTGCAACGAGAACTGAAGAAAGAAAACTTCATCATCAGTACCAGAAAATACGTGCAGATCGTCACCATCCTCAAAGCCCATGCCTATTTACAAGCAGAAACCGAAGTCAGTGAAGACAGCTTTGAGATTCTCAACCATGTGATCTAGAATCATCCCAGAGAGCAAGCACAGATCGGGAAAATCATCGCCAAAGTGGGGAATCCCGTGAACATCCAAGCCCAAGAAATCCTCACCGCCATTACCGAAAAGCTTTCAGATTTAGGGAACTGCCCCAGCTATGGCACAAAGAAACAGCAAGACGATTGGGCAACCGAAGGCTCTGGCGTATTGTCCGATATGCGAAACATGATTGACAGACTGCAAAGCCTGATTGCCCAACATCCACACAAGGCAAAGAAAGCTCAACAAGCGATCGCCGAAATCGAATCCAAGAAGAAACCATTACTAGCGAAAGTCAGCGAAATCATGTACGGAGCATAGCCCCAACCAAAAGAGAGCAGACTATCTGCTCTCTCAACTTTCTCAACCTAATAGAGAATCAAAATGCAAGAACTATTAGTGTATGTAATCCCCAAATGGACAGAGTTGTGTATAGATGATTTTAAAGAAAAGTCATCCAGACTGAATGATGTCATAGAAGAAGGCGATCGCAAAATCTACAACTTTGAAACCTTTGTTAGTGAAACCTATCATCGGCTATACGATCGCCAACCCAACCGACTCGAAGATAGCGCCATCAAGCCAGAAAACAAAATCTGGATTGCCATCCACCAACAGATGAGCGAATTAACAGCATTTCAGCAATTTAGCAACCGCCTGAATGGAGACGAATTCCTCTCAGGTATAGGCACAACTGCCCTATGTATTGCGATCGCAGAAATGTTACCAGAACCAGCCGAGCCATTAGAAGACCCAGAAGTAATCAGAAAACAACTGCGAGGCATCTTTGAAGCTATTCAAGAGCAAACACCCAGCGCAGGTTTGATGCAAAAGATTCAACAGTTAAAGCAACAGGGACTAGAAACCCGACTTGCTTGTGAAGCCTACGCCGACTCAATTAGCAATACCGAAATCGAAACCGCATTAATCGCAGGAATCAGAGAAGCCGAAGCCGAAATGCAATCCATTGCTGAAAGCCTAGAAGCCTTTAGCGGAGGCAACAATTACAGCAACGAAACCCAACTCAAAATCGCCGACAAAATCCAATTAGCCCAGAGAATCCAAGCATCGCCAAAACTGCAAGTAATCGCCGAACTCGCAGGCAAGAAAATCGCGATCGCCGCCAAGATGCAACGCACAAAAGTCAAAGAAGGACGCATTGAAATGGTAGGTGTGACCACAGGTAATGACTTGACTCAGCTACTGCCCTGCGAGCTACTGAAGCTAACAACCCCAGAGTTATTCCCTATATTTGCCCAAGGGTATATCGAGCGATCGCTATTACAACGAGAACTAATCAGCCGCGAACCTTTAGCCAGAGGTCCAATCATTATTTGTCTAGATTCCAGTGGGTCAATGGCAGGGCAAGAAGAAATCTGGAGCAAAGCGATCGCCCTAGCCCTATTGAGTATTGCTGTAAGTCAAAAGCGCCATTGCCGCATTCTGCACTTCACAGACATAGTGGAGCGAATCGACGACTTTGCAGGCGAAATCCCCGATACCAATCGTGTGATTGACTGCATCGAGAAGTTCTACAACGGCGGCAGTACAAGTTTTACATCCGCCCTAACGGGAGCCTTAGAATCAATCAATCAACACGAACAAACCAAGAAAGCCGACGTGGTATTAATCACCGACGGACTAGACACCCCATTATCTAGTTTCATGGAGCAATGGCAAGCAGACAGGAAAAAGTATGAATTTAGCTGTTATGGCATCTTGATTACCTGTGGCAACCTGAGCAACTACGAAAGCACGATCGGCAAGCTATGCGATCGCTATGTGGAGATAGAAGATCTCACAGACGACAGCGAAGTATCCGACTGTCTGTATAGCATCTAAAAAAACTTAAAGCCAGAAAAAGCGGCGCATCGCGCCGCCTTTTCTGGCTTTTCCTCTAGCGAGGCTCGTAAGGAAAAATTCCAAGTATTGACCAAACCCACTTACACAAAAGGAGAAATATCTATGACCTACTCATTTCAGAAAGCAACGAAAGAAAACATCAAACTTCGCATGGCTTTATACGGGCCACCAGGCTGCGGCAAAACCTACACCGCCCTACAACTAGCATCAATATTGGGTAAGAAGATTGGACTGATTGACACCGAATATGGCTCCAGCCGTAAATATGCCAATCTGTTTAACTTTGAAGTGCTAGAACTAACCAAATTTGGCCCCAGCCAATATTACAACGCCATTGAAAGTGCTGAAGAATCAGGATTTGATTACCTGATCGTCGATTCCCTATCCCATGCATGGTATGCCGAACTAGATTCGGTAGGCAGTGACGTGAGGAACTGGGCAAAAATCCGCCCTATCGAACGCCAACTATGGGACAAAATCATCAGCTCAAGCTGTCACATCATTGCCACAATGAGATCGAAGATCGAGTATGACTTTAACACTGCGGAAGTTGGTGGCAAGCAGAAAATCACCAGTGTCCGCAAGATTGGCACAGCACCAATTCAAAAGGAAGGCAGCGAATATGAACTGGACATCTGTGGCTTACTAGATGACCAGAACACACTCACAATCTCCAAGAGCAGATGTCCCGAAATTAGTAACGGTATTTTTCCAAAACCAGGAAAGAAATTTGCCGAGATGATCCAAACATGGCTAAGTGATGAAACATCAGTTAACAAAAATGCTTTTATCCCATTCATTAATGTCCCTGTCAAAGTTGTACAGGAACCACAGGTAAAGCCCGAACTAGTCACAGTTGCCAGTAGCAATGGGCATATAGCCCAGATTGCTAGTACCAATGGTCATGTTGCAGTTGAGACAAAGCCAACGATTGCCAATACTCAACCCAGTAACAGCAAACCCGATAACCCAGCAAAAGCCGCCTTCAAAGCATTATTAGCAATCACCCAACAGCATATCAGCAAGGTGATTGAGACTAGCATTGACCTGTATGGAGCCGATGAAAGTGGCACAAAGCCCAAATTCAACAGTGAAAACATGACCGCAGAGCAAATCAAAACTGTATGCGAAGCACTGATGCTGGAATGGCTAGGGCTTAAAGGATATCCAGTCGAACTAGCCCAGAACCTGATCGATATCTCGACATCTCGGCATCCAGGACAATATGCAGCGATCGCCAAAGACATCGCCAACCAACTGGAATTTTAGCGGAAACCAGTTTAGTTTCTAACAGGCAACAAAACCGATGATGTCCTCACAATCATTGGTTTTGTTGTAGCTATTGCAAACTAGCTAAAGAAGAATATGTACAACCACATCTCAACCAGAGCCGATGTCAAGGTGGGAGATCGCTTTGCTGTTTGGCACATCGGCGGCAACCCAGAAACAAGTATCCGCGAAGTCACCAAAGTTAGTTTCGGTTCAAACGATTCCGCTTTTTCTCTAGAAGGGATAGTAGGTCGCTTCTACTTCAACTACGCACTTGGC contains:
- a CDS encoding AAA family ATPase, producing MMATEIAQTNGHITALTVTPKSALAKLQQLREELKTVYLDRSEAIDLILVGLLSKMHVFLGGKPGTGKTELAKAVSDAITGTTFFHYLMTKTTVAEEVLGAPDLAELQKGKFVRDTEAMLPEAHLALMDEIGKANSIVRNSALGLMNEREFLNGKTKLQSPLITMIGCSNELLDGEEDGAFWDRLSLRYMVDYLGDEDLRTLLLRKTSNITAPQITTMLSLAELEQMQTAVKNVAFPAPVIDSLIDLQRELKKENFIISTRKYVQIVTILKAHAYLQAETEVSEDSFEILNHVI
- a CDS encoding VWA domain-containing protein → MQELLVYVIPKWTELCIDDFKEKSSRLNDVIEEGDRKIYNFETFVSETYHRLYDRQPNRLEDSAIKPENKIWIAIHQQMSELTAFQQFSNRLNGDEFLSGIGTTALCIAIAEMLPEPAEPLEDPEVIRKQLRGIFEAIQEQTPSAGLMQKIQQLKQQGLETRLACEAYADSISNTEIETALIAGIREAEAEMQSIAESLEAFSGGNNYSNETQLKIADKIQLAQRIQASPKLQVIAELAGKKIAIAAKMQRTKVKEGRIEMVGVTTGNDLTQLLPCELLKLTTPELFPIFAQGYIERSLLQRELISREPLARGPIIICLDSSGSMAGQEEIWSKAIALALLSIAVSQKRHCRILHFTDIVERIDDFAGEIPDTNRVIDCIEKFYNGGSTSFTSALTGALESINQHEQTKKADVVLITDGLDTPLSSFMEQWQADRKKYEFSCYGILITCGNLSNYESTIGKLCDRYVEIEDLTDDSEVSDCLYSI
- a CDS encoding AAA family ATPase, giving the protein MTYSFQKATKENIKLRMALYGPPGCGKTYTALQLASILGKKIGLIDTEYGSSRKYANLFNFEVLELTKFGPSQYYNAIESAEESGFDYLIVDSLSHAWYAELDSVGSDVRNWAKIRPIERQLWDKIISSSCHIIATMRSKIEYDFNTAEVGGKQKITSVRKIGTAPIQKEGSEYELDICGLLDDQNTLTISKSRCPEISNGIFPKPGKKFAEMIQTWLSDETSVNKNAFIPFINVPVKVVQEPQVKPELVTVASSNGHIAQIASTNGHVAVETKPTIANTQPSNSKPDNPAKAAFKALLAITQQHISKVIETSIDLYGADESGTKPKFNSENMTAEQIKTVCEALMLEWLGLKGYPVELAQNLIDISTSRHPGQYAAIAKDIANQLEF